DNA sequence from the Methanofollis formosanus genome:
GTCTCTCCGAGTAGCCAACGTAGGTGGCAAGGTAGTAGCCGGTCTCTGAGCGGTGCTGGATGCCTGGTACACCGCCATAGAGTTCTCTCCCGATCGTGTCCTCGTTCTCTTCGTGGTCGGCGAAGGGACAGGTCTTCAGGCAGAGGCCACACTCGGTGGTGCAGGGCGAGACTTCGATGGGGCTGTACTCGCCGTACCGATTCCATTGCATCGCCAGTGTTCCTGCAGGACAGAGGGCGGCGCAGAGGCCGCAGCCTATGCAGAGGTCGTGCTCGACGACATTGGTAATAACAGATGGCTTCATACAATCATTCTCCTGAACGCCGGGGGGAGGTAGGACACAAAGAGCCCGCGTTCAAATCCGTTGAGAGCGAATGCCCAGGTTCCCACAAGATAGATGAGGGTGATGGCCGCGCCGGCGACGACAAGCGTCACCATGGTGGGAAGTTGGAGGACAACGCCCATGGTTCCTGCCGCGACCCCAATGAGGACAGCCGCCGCGATCCCAGGGATCAGTGACCGGGTGAAGGTGTGTATGTCCACCCCAAGGATCCGGGTCGCGTACCAGGGGGTGAAGAAGGTGTTCTTCAGGGTGAGGACGATCGCCCCCGCGGCTGCGACTCCGTAATATCCCCAACCTGTGAGGAGGGCCAGGGCGATCGCAAGGCTGAAGTTCCCAATTCCCATGACAAAGGTCACGATCCCCGGCACCCGCACCTGGTTATAGGCAACATTGATCGAGAAGAGGGGCAGTACCGCGAGGTTGACTGCGAGGTGTATGGTCAGGAGGATCATTAACGGCCCAAGAGAAGCGAACTCTTCCCCCACCCAGACGGTGAGGAGTTGGGAGCCAAGCCCGCAGACGAGACCGATCGGGAGTGCCATGGCAAGCCCCATCAATTTGACGGCGCTTTTTGAGACCTTGATCAGGGTCTCGGTCTGGTTCCTGGCATAGCAGGAGAGGATGGTCGGGGTGAGCACCCCAGAGAGCACCCCGGCGACTGCACGGAGAAGAATGACCCACTGCAAAGCGATCGCGTATTCTCCTGCAGACGTCGCCCCGAAAAGCATGTTCACGACGATGAGATCGATCTGGAGGAAGAGGAGGGATCCGATCTGGTTAATGACTACCCACCACCCCATCTCTCCGAGGTCCTTCACTCTCGTGCGATCGAATGCACGGAGCGAGAGATGGAGGTGTGGGCAGACCTGACGAGCGAGAATAATAGACACCACCGAGGCCACGACCGCCCCGGCGAGGTATGCTCCGCCGATGAGGGCGAGGTCTGGGCCGATGAGGGCAAAGAGGAGGACGATCAGTCCGGTCTGGACGATGAGGTTGGTGAGGTTGACGAGGTTCTGGAGGTCGAGGCGGTTGTAGGCGAAGAGCTGGACCGTGAAGTTCCCGCTCCAGGAGCGGATCAGGAAGGCGGTGGAGACCCCGAGGAAGAGGAGGATCGCACCGGTCTCCTCCCCTGCCGGGACATGGAAGATTGCTGGGGCAAAGTACGCAACCGCAAGGGCGACTGGGACCATCAGGAGGATGACCGCGGTGAGCCCGAAGAGGGCGGTGTTGAAGGTGCGGTTCGCAGCCGCATAGTCTTCACGCTGGAGGTCGACAGTAAGAAACCGGGAGACCGCGGTGTTCAGAGACTGGACGACGATCGCCACGTACCCGGTGACCGAGGTCGCGAGGGGGATGAGCCCGTAGGCTGCGACCCCGAGGGTATTGATGAAGTACGGGACCAGCAGCACCCCGATGACGACGTTTGCCAGGAAGTAGGCGATGTTTGCCGCGAGGTTTTTAGGGAGTTGGGCCGCAAACCCCTTTTCCGGGCTATTTTCTATATTCAATCTTCTTACTCCAAGACCTGCTGATCTGAATAAATCTCTGTCAAAATATGATTATTGTATTTATTGTATCATTTTTTAGGTTTGTATTTCTCAAATATTTTTGGATATCACAACCATGGACATCATATTATGATGTGTGGGCATATTATTGGAGCATATCCCAAAACTCCCTAAGGTCTGAACACCCCCTCGAACCGAAGCGTTTCCTTCTAAGAATTCTGAACTCTATCCTCCACTGGGATGCAAGCCACCCCCCCGTCCCCCGCATCAGGATAGGACTGGGGACGGCAACCCCTCTTCATGATCTCCTCTCTGCCTTCCTGTCCCAATCGCAATCTCAGAAGATAGGGGCGAATGCCCTGGGGCGTATGGTATGGAAAGGCACGTCAACCAGATGCCCCCCCACCCTGTGAAAGAAGCGTTGCTCTGGATAATGTTCGTGTTGTGGGCCTGAGGCCTCAGTTCATGGTTAATTCAAAGAGTTTCTAAAAAGAGATTGTGAGCGCCTTACCGCTCAACAGCCCTGATATGGTCGTCGGTCTTCTTGACCAGGTCTGTCTTCCCCTCGATCCGTGCGACCTCGCGCACCACCTCGAGGGCGTGGACCGTCTCCTCCAGGAAACCAAGAATATCCGCCGGGAAGACCTCGATCCCGTACTCCTCCAGAAGCGCCTCGCTGATCTGGCGGTGATCGAGCCCGGTCTCCCGGTATTCGAGGATCGTCTTCGCGAATTTTCGCTCAGGACAGCCACAGTTGGGGTTGTCTTTGCACTTACAGGCGAGGAAGTCGTGGTGGATATTGAGGAGTTGCTCCCTGATACGCTGAGGGAGGGAGCGGTTGGTCATCGCCGGCGGGACCACCTCAAGAAACGCCGAGTTGAAGACACGGTCGGGGATGCGGACCCCGATCGCCCGCTCGATCTTTCTGGCCGAGCGGAACCTCGCCTTCTCAGCGATCACGACGCGTCTCCGGGCTCTTCGTCGAACTTCTTGAGCGACTTCACTGCATCGACCATCGTCTCGATCTCGGCAAGCCACTCGTCGAAGATCGTCGGTTCGGTCTTGCTCTTCAGGAAGGTCGCGCTCCACTTGCCGCCGTCGATGATCTGGGCACCGATCCGGCCAGTGATCTCGAGCGCGGCCTCGGGGTCCTCTGCGGCGACCTCCCGCCCTTCTTTCACCAGGGCTTTCGTCTCGCCTTCGAACGCGCCCTCAAGGAAGGTCTTGCACGAGGCGAAGAGGGCGATCAGGGAGAGCTGCACGCCGTCGACGATCTCGGCGATCTCGTCATCCTCGGGGAGCGGCTGCATCACGATGACCTCGACGCCTTCCAGTTTTTCGAGCGTCTCTTCCTTCGTGAACCGGCCGTTCTGATACAGTTTGACGATCTTGAGCACCGAGATCGTGATGTCCTCGACGAAACTCTTGAGCACCTGGAAACCCTCGGGCATCTCCTCGCCCTCTGTGTCTCCCTCGAAGTCGGATTCCCTGAGCGTTGCGAGCCAGTTATTCCAGCGCTCTTCGCTGTAGAAAATGTAGAATAACTTCATTGGCTCCTGATTCTGTCCCCTCTTCTTGGCCATTGCAATAGAGGTAGAATACCCCGAATTAAA
Encoded proteins:
- a CDS encoding oligosaccharide flippase family protein, yielding MNIENSPEKGFAAQLPKNLAANIAYFLANVVIGVLLVPYFINTLGVAAYGLIPLATSVTGYVAIVVQSLNTAVSRFLTVDLQREDYAAANRTFNTALFGLTAVILLMVPVALAVAYFAPAIFHVPAGEETGAILLFLGVSTAFLIRSWSGNFTVQLFAYNRLDLQNLVNLTNLIVQTGLIVLLFALIGPDLALIGGAYLAGAVVASVVSIILARQVCPHLHLSLRAFDRTRVKDLGEMGWWVVINQIGSLLFLQIDLIVVNMLFGATSAGEYAIALQWVILLRAVAGVLSGVLTPTILSCYARNQTETLIKVSKSAVKLMGLAMALPIGLVCGLGSQLLTVWVGEEFASLGPLMILLTIHLAVNLAVLPLFSINVAYNQVRVPGIVTFVMGIGNFSLAIALALLTGWGYYGVAAAGAIVLTLKNTFFTPWYATRILGVDIHTFTRSLIPGIAAAVLIGVAAGTMGVVLQLPTMVTLVVAGAAITLIYLVGTWAFALNGFERGLFVSYLPPAFRRMIV
- a CDS encoding DUF2150 family protein, which encodes MKLFYIFYSEERWNNWLATLRESDFEGDTEGEEMPEGFQVLKSFVEDITISVLKIVKLYQNGRFTKEETLEKLEGVEVIVMQPLPEDDEIAEIVDGVQLSLIALFASCKTFLEGAFEGETKALVKEGREVAAEDPEAALEITGRIGAQIIDGGKWSATFLKSKTEPTIFDEWLAEIETMVDAVKSLKKFDEEPGDAS
- a CDS encoding DUF5814 domain-containing protein, with product MIAEKARFRSARKIERAIGVRIPDRVFNSAFLEVVPPAMTNRSLPQRIREQLLNIHHDFLACKCKDNPNCGCPERKFAKTILEYRETGLDHRQISEALLEEYGIEVFPADILGFLEETVHALEVVREVARIEGKTDLVKKTDDHIRAVER